A genomic segment from Flavobacterium inviolabile encodes:
- a CDS encoding Crp/Fnr family transcriptional regulator — MNTYQHITELKAPLKVLNTDEQIKLDGCKTTLSFKKGDRIYEEGALINGVYCIDKGVCKLTKKEQIIRLAGSGDILGLQSIIAKVPVNTSTYALETMQVNFIPSPLIIELLEQNKLFSLNALNIICKEFQDASNLLVNMAQKNVRQRLAYTLLNFKDTFGTDEDAAININLSREELASIIGTAPENCIRLLSEFTKENIIQLYGKKIIIKNPTALLKISK; from the coding sequence ATGAATACGTACCAGCACATTACCGAACTAAAAGCCCCACTAAAAGTACTTAATACCGATGAACAAATAAAACTGGATGGTTGCAAAACCACACTGTCCTTTAAAAAGGGCGACCGGATTTATGAAGAAGGCGCGCTAATAAACGGCGTGTATTGTATTGACAAAGGTGTTTGCAAACTGACCAAAAAGGAACAGATCATACGACTGGCAGGCAGTGGCGATATTTTGGGTTTACAATCCATTATCGCCAAAGTCCCGGTCAATACCAGTACCTATGCACTGGAAACCATGCAGGTCAATTTTATACCTTCCCCGCTCATTATCGAGTTATTGGAACAAAACAAATTGTTCTCTTTAAATGCTTTAAATATAATCTGTAAAGAGTTTCAGGATGCCAGCAACCTGCTGGTCAATATGGCTCAGAAAAATGTCAGGCAGCGGCTTGCCTATACATTACTCAACTTTAAAGATACTTTCGGGACTGATGAAGATGCCGCTATCAATATTAATTTATCCCGCGAAGAACTGGCATCTATTATTGGTACAGCTCCGGAAAACTGCATCCGTCTTCTTTCCGAATTCACAAAAGAGAATATAATCCAGCTGTACGGAAAAAAGATCATCATCAAAAATCCCACCGCCCTCCTTAAGATTTCGAAATAA
- a CDS encoding Crp/Fnr family transcriptional regulator has product MQIEPDLLFTWGAIAKEFPKNTVIFYENDPALYFYQILEGTVKMVYINEDGKELTVGMFEKGRSFGEPPLFIDQPYPAAAIAHTDTIILKLSKEKFFEMLKEHNEILSKVLQLFATRIYNKVVFSKNIINQKPEHRIRTFLDNFKKQCSHPTEKILIPYTRKEIADFTGLRVETVIRTVSQMSKRKKIEIKNHKLYY; this is encoded by the coding sequence ATGCAAATCGAACCCGATCTCTTATTTACCTGGGGAGCTATCGCTAAGGAGTTCCCGAAAAATACCGTTATTTTTTATGAAAATGATCCCGCACTGTACTTTTACCAGATCCTGGAAGGTACTGTTAAAATGGTATATATTAACGAAGACGGAAAAGAACTTACGGTCGGAATGTTCGAAAAAGGCCGGAGTTTCGGAGAACCGCCTTTGTTTATTGACCAGCCTTATCCGGCAGCGGCAATTGCCCATACCGATACTATCATACTGAAACTTTCAAAAGAGAAATTTTTTGAGATGCTGAAAGAGCACAATGAAATTTTATCCAAAGTACTGCAGCTGTTTGCGACCCGTATTTACAACAAGGTGGTTTTTTCTAAAAACATCATTAATCAGAAACCGGAACACAGGATCCGTACCTTTCTGGACAATTTTAAGAAGCAATGCAGCCATCCGACAGAAAAGATCCTGATTCCCTATACCCGTAAGGAAATTGCCGATTTTACAGGATTAAGGGTTGAAACTGTGATCCGTACCGTATCTCAGATGAGTAAAAGAAAGAAAATTGAAATCAAAAATCATAAGTTATACTATTGA
- a CDS encoding group III truncated hemoglobin, with product MKKDIQNREDIILLVNVFYEKVKTDSEIGYLFTEVARVNWKKHLPKMYDFWENILFYTGNFEGNPMVKHRELHHKSPLTVKHFKHWNKLFTATVDELFSGKKANEIKERAVNISLMMQQKTLL from the coding sequence ATGAAAAAAGATATTCAGAACCGGGAAGATATTATTCTTTTGGTAAACGTTTTTTATGAAAAGGTGAAAACGGATTCCGAAATAGGCTATCTGTTCACGGAAGTCGCTCGGGTAAACTGGAAAAAACACCTTCCTAAAATGTATGACTTCTGGGAAAACATCTTGTTTTATACCGGAAATTTTGAAGGAAACCCGATGGTAAAGCACCGCGAATTACACCATAAAAGCCCGCTGACCGTGAAGCATTTTAAGCATTGGAATAAACTGTTTACCGCGACTGTAGATGAACTTTTCAGCGGTAAGAAAGCCAATGAAATAAAAGAAAGGGCGGTTAATATTTCCCTGATGATGCAGCAGAAAACCTTATTGTAA
- a CDS encoding ABC transporter permease: MNSIVRIILSDILKNKIVIVYTLILSVLSWGAFTMEDNTAKGLLTILNIILLTVPLVSILFTTIYIYNSSEFIELLLSQPVKRKKIWISLFKGLSLSLVIAFLIGSGIPLLCYSANRVGMMMIVVGCLITLVFVSLAFLCSIATRDKAKGIGISIMTWLFFALLFDGIILFLLFQLSEYPIEKMMVGLTALSPIDLARIQLLLQLDVSAMMGYTGAVFKDSFGTFWGLLIALLLLCLWAILPFYFSLRKFKNKDL, translated from the coding sequence ATGAACAGCATAGTAAGAATAATTCTTTCGGACATCTTAAAAAATAAGATTGTTATTGTCTATACCCTGATATTGTCCGTACTGTCATGGGGTGCCTTTACGATGGAAGACAATACCGCAAAAGGGCTGCTCACGATACTGAATATTATTTTGTTGACTGTACCGCTGGTGTCGATACTTTTTACGACAATTTATATTTACAACAGCTCCGAATTTATTGAACTGTTGTTAAGTCAGCCGGTCAAAAGAAAAAAGATATGGATTAGTCTTTTTAAAGGACTTTCATTAAGTTTGGTCATTGCATTTTTGATAGGGTCGGGTATACCGCTTTTGTGTTATTCGGCAAACCGGGTCGGGATGATGATGATCGTAGTGGGCTGCCTGATTACATTAGTCTTTGTGTCGCTGGCTTTTTTATGCTCGATTGCTACCCGTGATAAAGCCAAAGGAATTGGAATATCGATTATGACCTGGTTGTTTTTTGCTCTGTTATTCGATGGGATAATATTGTTTTTGCTCTTTCAGCTATCCGAATATCCTATCGAAAAAATGATGGTAGGGCTTACGGCCTTAAGCCCGATTGATCTTGCGAGAATACAGCTTTTATTGCAATTGGACGTATCGGCCATGATGGGCTATACCGGAGCTGTTTTTAAAGATTCATTCGGAACGTTCTGGGGATTGCTGATTGCGCTGCTGTTATTGTGTTTGTGGGCCATACTGCCGTTTTATTTCTCTTTAAGAAAGTTTAAGAATAAAGATTTGTGA
- a CDS encoding ABC transporter ATP-binding protein codes for MITIKNINKSFGKLQVLRDVSLSCNSGECIALIGPNGCGKTTLIKSILGMVIPDTGTITFEGENIIKEFRYRENIGYMPQIGRYPDNMTIGQIIDMIKKIRNSTQPLDLDLFYAFQIDKLSEKKMGTLSGGTIQKVSATLAFLFNSKVLILDEPTAGLDPLASEILRDKIIKEKENGKLVLITSHLLSELDDLITEIVFMQEGKVHFHKSVETLREETQQQKISKGIAHILKNNRQ; via the coding sequence ATGATAACAATTAAAAACATAAACAAATCGTTTGGAAAGCTGCAGGTACTCCGGGACGTTTCCCTGTCCTGCAACAGCGGTGAGTGCATTGCCCTTATCGGACCAAACGGCTGTGGGAAAACAACACTGATTAAAAGCATTCTGGGTATGGTGATTCCCGACACAGGCACCATAACATTTGAAGGCGAAAACATTATTAAAGAATTCCGTTACAGGGAAAATATCGGCTATATGCCGCAAATCGGGCGCTATCCGGATAACATGACAATCGGACAGATAATAGACATGATAAAAAAGATCCGCAATAGTACACAGCCGCTGGATCTGGATTTGTTTTATGCCTTTCAGATCGATAAGCTCTCGGAGAAAAAAATGGGAACCCTGTCCGGAGGAACCATTCAGAAAGTAAGTGCAACACTGGCCTTTCTGTTTAACTCCAAAGTGCTGATACTGGACGAGCCTACAGCCGGACTGGATCCGTTGGCTTCCGAAATCCTGAGGGATAAGATCATCAAGGAAAAAGAAAACGGGAAGCTGGTGTTAATTACCTCGCATTTACTGAGTGAGCTGGACGATCTTATAACCGAGATTGTCTTTATGCAGGAAGGAAAAGTCCATTTTCATAAATCGGTGGAAACGCTGCGGGAGGAAACACAACAGCAGAAAATATCTAAAGGAATTGCACATATTTTAAAAAATAACCGGCAATGA
- the nosD gene encoding nitrous oxide reductase family maturation protein NosD, translated as MKKIIVYGLMFFATMSLSAQKKIEVGKDKPVKSIKEAIQLARSGDTILVHKGIYREGTIVIAKKLVFLGKEYPVLDGQRKYEVVSVKSDSVVVDGFRVINSGHAALQDPCGIKVYNKDHVRIQHNILENNFFGIYIQNGKNCIITHNKIKASATEEQQIGNGIHCWKSEDLQIIANEVTGHRDGIYFEFVYNSIIWRNIAARNIRYGLHFMFSDNDSYITNVFRDNGAGVAVMFTRNVRMINNVFDENWGEAAYGLLLKEISDSYIYGNHFVKNTSGIYMEGTTRIKVEKNVFKANGWGMKIQASCMDNEIRHNNFLGNTFDIGTNGSLVLNKFNGNYWDKYQGYDLDKDSFGDVPYHPLSLFAVLTESNPATMLLFRSFIITLLDKSEKVLPSITPDNFVDNKPLMRALPI; from the coding sequence ATGAAAAAAATAATAGTATATGGCCTGATGTTTTTTGCTACCATGTCTTTGTCGGCACAGAAAAAGATAGAAGTAGGAAAGGATAAACCGGTGAAGTCCATCAAAGAAGCGATACAGTTAGCCCGCTCCGGCGATACAATTCTGGTTCATAAGGGAATATACAGGGAAGGTACTATCGTGATTGCTAAAAAACTGGTCTTTTTAGGTAAAGAATATCCGGTTTTAGACGGTCAGCGAAAGTATGAAGTTGTTTCCGTTAAATCCGATAGTGTTGTTGTTGACGGTTTCCGGGTAATCAATTCCGGGCATGCAGCCTTACAGGATCCCTGCGGAATCAAGGTATATAATAAAGATCACGTACGCATTCAGCATAATATCCTCGAAAATAATTTTTTCGGGATTTATATTCAAAATGGAAAAAACTGCATAATCACCCATAATAAAATAAAAGCTTCGGCTACCGAAGAACAGCAAATCGGTAACGGCATACACTGCTGGAAAAGCGAGGATTTACAAATCATTGCCAATGAAGTAACCGGACACCGGGACGGTATTTATTTTGAATTTGTCTATAATTCAATTATCTGGCGGAATATCGCTGCCAGGAATATCCGTTACGGACTGCATTTTATGTTCTCGGATAATGATTCCTATATTACCAATGTTTTCCGGGATAACGGTGCCGGTGTTGCGGTCATGTTTACCCGAAATGTCCGGATGATTAATAATGTATTTGATGAAAACTGGGGTGAAGCCGCCTACGGACTATTGCTGAAAGAGATATCCGACAGTTATATTTACGGGAACCACTTTGTTAAAAATACTTCCGGAATTTATATGGAAGGAACAACCCGGATAAAGGTGGAAAAAAATGTGTTTAAAGCTAACGGCTGGGGCATGAAAATCCAGGCCAGCTGTATGGACAATGAAATCCGGCACAATAATTTTTTAGGCAACACCTTCGATATAGGGACAAACGGAAGTTTGGTACTCAACAAGTTCAACGGAAATTATTGGGATAAATACCAGGGATATGATCTGGATAAAGACAGTTTCGGTGATGTGCCGTATCATCCGTTAAGCCTGTTTGCAGTGCTTACGGAAAGCAATCCGGCCACGATGCTGCTCTTTAGAAGCTTTATCATCACTTTACTGGACAAATCGGAAAAGGTCCTGCCCAGTATTACCCCCGATAATTTTGTAGATAATAAGCCCCTGATGCGGGCGCTACCGATATGA
- a CDS encoding nitrous oxide reductase accessory protein NosL has protein sequence MKKDSISVFSKGILVLVSLLLLLTIFFPIWRIELSAPQYPEGLVLQLYAHKIAGDVDIINGLNHYIGMKTLHTDNFIEFTVLPYIIACLAICSLLVCFIKRKKGVIILFGAFLLFGTLSAIDFYKWNYDYGHNLDPNAAIKVPGMAYQPPLLGYKQLLNFGAYSIPDTGGWLLIVSGILLFALFLIETGAVNKLKRTKTINGILPLLLLFLASCSNGKEVPIALNADQCDFCRMTISDGKFGAELITQKGRAYKFDDIACMRNYCKENHTTAVKAYYVHDYNKENVLIPAETAVYLKGGAITSPMHGNTAAFTTAEQAEKANDGLAAETINWDSILKE, from the coding sequence ATGAAAAAAGACTCGATTTCAGTGTTTTCCAAAGGGATACTGGTACTGGTAAGTTTACTTTTACTACTTACGATTTTCTTTCCGATATGGCGGATAGAACTGAGTGCACCACAATATCCGGAGGGATTGGTATTACAACTCTATGCCCATAAAATTGCAGGGGACGTAGATATTATCAATGGATTAAACCACTATATTGGAATGAAAACCCTGCATACCGATAATTTTATAGAATTTACCGTATTGCCTTATATCATTGCCTGTCTGGCAATCTGTTCGCTGCTGGTCTGTTTTATAAAAAGAAAAAAAGGCGTTATTATCCTGTTTGGAGCCTTTCTATTATTCGGAACCCTTTCGGCTATTGATTTTTACAAATGGAATTATGATTACGGACACAATTTAGACCCTAATGCGGCGATAAAAGTACCCGGAATGGCCTATCAGCCGCCTTTACTGGGCTATAAACAATTACTCAATTTCGGGGCTTATTCCATACCGGACACAGGAGGATGGCTGCTGATTGTATCAGGAATACTGCTGTTTGCATTATTTCTGATAGAAACAGGCGCTGTAAACAAACTAAAAAGAACCAAAACCATCAACGGTATTTTGCCGCTGTTGCTGCTGTTCTTGGCTTCCTGTTCTAACGGTAAAGAAGTTCCGATAGCCTTAAATGCTGACCAGTGCGATTTCTGCAGGATGACCATTTCCGATGGAAAATTCGGAGCGGAGCTTATCACTCAAAAGGGGAGAGCCTATAAGTTTGACGATATCGCCTGTATGCGGAACTATTGTAAAGAAAACCATACCACTGCTGTGAAAGCCTATTATGTACACGATTATAACAAAGAGAATGTGCTCATTCCGGCTGAAACAGCAGTGTATTTAAAAGGCGGCGCCATTACAAGCCCGATGCATGGCAACACAGCAGCATTTACAACTGCTGAACAGGCGGAAAAAGCAAATGACGGCTTAGCGGCCGAAACGATTAACTGGGACTCAATTTTAAAAGAATGA